DNA from Vespa velutina chromosome 23, iVesVel2.1, whole genome shotgun sequence:
TACATAacaactaaaataaaaaaagaacactaGCTTATTTACTCAAAGTAATTTTAGAATTGATTAGcagtatttttcaatatttcatctATTATGTTTGTGCTttactataaattatatcgaaataactTATGTTAATTGtgaaattaatatgtatatacttacataaataatataaaacaatattaataattttactaaaTGTAATATTCATTGGAACATTTCAtaagataattattgtaattatcaaaaagtaaatttacttttatacatCCGGAATTAACTTGGCAAAGTAAATTgtgtaaaacaaataattttctaaaacaattataaatttagaatatataaaggatatataATACTGTAGggaaaaacttaaaataacaatggtcccaaaattgtattaattactataattcCCATGATAATTCCAAATGGTAACTATTTACTAAAAGAACTATGTTCAGTCAACTGATAGATACTTTTGTAATTTCAGCAATGTTTGCACGACATGTTCCATATATTTTACACCAAACCGTCTGTAACTCCAATATATTCTGATCTAACATGCAGGTAACATGTATAAAAACTGTTCATTttcatatacacgtatacaacTCTTCGCATGGGTATCAAACTgtgagaacaaaaaagaaaagaatcaccTAGAGTACAACATCGGGCAGGGTGCAATGCCACTAGGCTAGTTGCGTACCACTTCGTCCACCATGATGTCCCATGCCAGTCATTGAACTACCTCCTCCCATCTCATTGcgaactatttttctttccttataataaatttcttcacTTTCTTTGTCGCATAAAAGTAATACTGCTCCACCAAACAAAAATATAGCTGCACCCCATCCAACACCATACGCCCATCCAAATTCCCACATTGTTCTATTTcctgtaataaaagaaatactttaataatcttgaaataaacaatagttatagaacaaatataatgtataaacaaTAGTAAAAAACTTACCAAGATTAAGTTCTGTGGCAAAGCACACAGGATAAATTACCAATGCAGTTAAGAGACATACgactaaaataaataataataataataaattacaaaaatataatttacaatgtgtgtgtatagttCAGTTTAATATACTTACGTGCAATACCCATACATAAAACAGCAAATCTATAAAATTTGTGTTTTTCTCTATGATCTTGTGATCTTAATCCAAGACCCGTTAAAACTGTTGCCATAATATCTGATAAGAGGCATATCACACACAAGGTAGCAGCAGCTTTTATATATgctacaaaaataaaagtgaaccaatgttatcattgtttttaAGAACACAACATAGACAGATTTTTTATTCCCTTACCAACATCTCTAGCTTGATAACATCCTTGTGGATCTGGCATATTAAATGGCAGTGGAGTTGGTGCACCTTCTTCGATGCAATGTACAAAAAGTCCTTGCCTCCATCCTAAGGCCATTAACCAATCCGTCGAAGCAAGTCCCATTATCATTAAAAGTATTACTATGACCCCGCATATAAATGCTATTAcctacaaataaaattaatcatttattatatttgtaaataatgtagATTACttgcataaaataaataataatataacaatattttatataaaacttgacacttgaaaaaaaaatattcggtACCAATTATGCTCTATTCATTtacatcataaatattatgattaattaaaatgttgtatgtatttttttaaaagtatcaattaataacaatgtatACCTGTGCAATCTCATTATCACTTATGTGTTCTTCCGCGACTGTATACatgatcattttatattaggGTATTGTATCTAAGATAGTCGCGTcttgttgtaaaaaaaaacgattgttGAACTATCCTTgaggaaaataatgaaaactaACGTTCATGAACACCTTTCACCtcttaataaacaatattgttTAAGGAACATCGTATACTCTTCCGTGATTTATGGTCAAACGAGAAAGACGAAAGTGCATTTAGCAAGTTCGCGTCAATGAACAGATGAATCGATGGATGGATACAAGACGGTGAATACACGAGAGTGGGGACGCACTTTCGTAAAAGGTAGTTGAACGTTCGACAATAAAACTTTTACGAATGAACGTAaggaatttgtttattatcaataCGTCACTAGAATATCGTAGATCGTTTGGAGAATTCATACGACTACTAATCACTTAAGAAGCAAAGGTGAACCGGGAAGAAATCGTCGTGGAGCTCGTAAAGAGAAGCTTCCTACGAAAGAGGCTGCGCCCAGCTGCGCCCATTAAATGCCTGGCGCAGCGTCCGGGCCGATGCTGCGcgatcctcctccttctccccttcctcctccttacCCTACGCAACTCCCAACCCCATTACCACCTGGCCCCAATCCTCTACTTTCccagtttctttttcttcctgttttctacgtttcttttctttgttaccGGATCTCACCTCCatcttatcatttctttttgttttttttttctttttcttttttacttctactCCTACCACTCTTCCATTTCTCTcactattatttattgtaatctAACAATGTTTACTTTTCGTTTGATGCTAATTTTGTTCTCATGAATagaaataactatatatatatacatatacatatacatatacatatacatatatatatgttttctttaCATGGAAACAGTAATACtactgtatataatatattgcaatatttacttttattcaaTGTGCATACTTAACCTCGTATTACTGACTAAATACAAAACTTCTATTTTACTTAAATGTAAGGTAATTTGtcttttgttatattctctttttatgcATCATAAGAGGGggacaattatattttcatcattagatttgaatttcaattcttttataaaagagaatagcATAGTAAAAGAATTAACTATTTTATgtgaatcattaatattttcatagttAACATTAACTTACCTTTAAAGGTCTTGTGACAGTAACTGTTTCAATTGTTGTTGTTTGTGCCATAGTTTTCTAAGATTATAaactgtaataaataaaaatcaatgtgtcataaacaaaatatataaactcatacaactgaaaaaaaaagaacatttatgATCATTTATctcaaaaataatgaaataataaatataataaaataaaaaagcattGAAAATTGGTGTATGGATGTTGTATCGtactaaatttattttgaactATTAATGAGAACATAATGATGAGATAACTTTACttgtatagatattatcgtataattgcatatttaaaatcaaatataaataaatattaaactgAAATGATTagttataactataatacttTACATAATGATGTGGATAAAAAGGATGGAAGTGAAATAGGTAATagcattataatttatattacctttgtctttatataaaatatatacaacctataattttattatatatatattaaatgtaagataatataaaattctccATCATACTACATAATCAAAATGGACTGATAAGGGCTTAAGCAAAGTATAGATAACTATTTCATTGTATAAAAGTATCTATCCatgaaatatgatttttacatttacatagACATTTTATCACAttgttataattgatattatttctttcattatacgTAGATTTATcttctgaaaataataattgttcacTTACGATATTTTACAAATCCATTTGATCATTGTTGAATGTCGCGTTGTCGCTTttgtactattattatctataatttaattttaatatttacacaaTTTCTCATCGTATTTAGTTAATACAATTgcacaaatagaaaataattatattggaagaagaattaaaatagtCAAATCTTAAAACTGTCCATCCAGAATCATACTACATTAAATTAATGTGTAGATCTCATTGTTGACCGACTCTTCGCACTGattcatgtatgtatgtgtcatCTAAGGAAAGGGAACACCCATGTCAAGTGTGTTTGTAGAGACCTCTGGTCGACATACTTTTAGAAATGAGATAAGATTCAACATGGCGTTtgttattaaattgaaaaataaatataagcagaaaaaaagaatttctatattttaatttcaaaagttttatcttattatccAAAAGatactatttaattattacaatctCTACTTTTGAAAACGAGaatttaaaatctaaatttattatatatctaataaatgcgtatatatatatatttatctacatacgtacatattgttgtatattttataaatattattcacttGTTTATATCAGTTATCAACCCTAATAGATATCTTTAGTTTTGTGGAtgtttgtttctatttttattttcacttccgtttcatcttctctttctacattattagtatcattattagaCGCAGATGGTAGTGCCACTGTTGGtaggaattattattaaaagagttTCATTTTAAGCACATGTTCAGCTTAATTCAGTTTAGACGGTTAActcttttgaaataaatataataattttacaaaaacaaattaatatacttaattatatttaaaagatatattatgaatatatcttttaacaaTACACATTAGAAGGTTCTACTtatgaaataagatatatttattacatacgtAAAGGTAAATAACACATTATGTTATGTTATGTAgtacataaaattaaatcattctataaagttattttatatttggaaAATACTTATTCCAGATGAAAGGACATGGAAGtgatactaaaaataaaagtgtttCTAAGTGGTATGAAGAATTTCCTAAAGCAGAAGTGCCTTATAAGCACGCAAAATCAGATTTTGAAGTACTAAATTTAAaagatgaaggaaagaaatatctcAATGCAGATACTTCAGCttttcaattaaaacaatCACACTCTAAAAATTCAGAAATTATGTGGTTAAAAACAGCATTAACACGTGGTACAACTTCTGATAAAGTTGCAGCCGCAGTTGTTTTGATACAAGATAATCCAAAATATAATCTTGTCCAACTAACATCTCTTATTTCGCAAGTAAAAGCTGCTAAACACAACCAATGCAACATGATTATTACTGCtttaaaagatctttttttatccgacTTACTTCATCCTAAATATAAACTCTTAAAATTTGAGGAACAAGAtttagataaaatagaaaacttGGAGACATCagatcaaataaataagatagatggatctagaaaaaaattattggcaCATTGGTGTTTTGAAGATCAATTGCGTGaacaatatgaaaattttgttttatcactTGCTAATATTGCCTCAGACACAGTGGAAACAAATCGTGAGAGAGCAATATCTGTGATGACAGATTTGTTAATTGGAAATTCTGAACAAGaacataaattattagaattaattgtaaataaaataggtGATCCACACTGCAAAGTAGGTTCAAAAGCTGTATTCTGTTtacaaaaattgttatatgaaCATTCCAATATGAAATTTGTCATATTAAAAGAAGTTGAAAAGCTATTATTCAGAAAGAATGTGGGACAACGTGCACAATATTATGCAATTTGTCTCCTAACACAATTTGTATTGACAAAAGCAGATGATGAAGTTGCTACTTCTCTTATAGAAGTATATTTTGCATTCTTTAAAGCATGtttgaaaaaaggagaacCAGACAGCAGAATGATGGCAGCAATCTTAACAGGAGTTAGCAGAGCATATCATTTTGCAAAAATAGATTCAGATTTATTACGTGATCATATTGACTCTGTATATAAAGTTATACATAT
Protein-coding regions in this window:
- the LOC124956638 gene encoding transmembrane protein 47 isoform X1, translating into MIMYTVAEEHISDNEIAQVIAFICGVIVILLMIMGLASTDWLMALGWRQGLFVHCIEEGAPTPLPFNMPDPQGCYQARDVAYIKAAATLCVICLLSDIMATVLTGLGLRSQDHREKHKFYRFAVLCMGIALVCLLTALVIYPVCFATELNLGNRTMWEFGWAYGVGWGAAIFLFGGAVLLLCDKESEEIYYKERKIVRNEMGGGSSMTGMGHHGGRSGTQLA
- the LOC124956638 gene encoding transmembrane protein 47 isoform X2; translated protein: MAQTTTIETVTVTRPLKVIAFICGVIVILLMIMGLASTDWLMALGWRQGLFVHCIEEGAPTPLPFNMPDPQGCYQARDVAYIKAAATLCVICLLSDIMATVLTGLGLRSQDHREKHKFYRFAVLCMGIALVCLLTALVIYPVCFATELNLGNRTMWEFGWAYGVGWGAAIFLFGGAVLLLCDKESEEIYYKERKIVRNEMGGGSSMTGMGHHGGRSGTQLA
- the LOC124956638 gene encoding transmembrane protein 47 isoform X3, which translates into the protein MIMYTVAEEHISDNEIAQVIAFICGVIVILLMIMGLASTDWLMALGWRQGLFVHCIEEGAPTPLPFNMPDPQGCYQARDVAYIKAAATLCVICLLSDIMATVLTGLGLRSQDHREKHKFYRFAVLCMGIALVCLLTALVIYPVCFATELNLGNRTMWEFGWAYGVGWGAAIFLFGGAVLLLCDKESEEIYYKERKIVRNEMGGGSSMTGMGHHGGRSV